CCCGCGCAGGCGGGCAGTCCGCCGATCTCCTCGGTCACATACTGCGGCGCCCAGACACACTCCGCGACCTCAGGCCCGTCGTCGGTAGGCACCAGCACCTTGTCCCCCACCCGAGGCCGAAACTCACCCGGATCAAGGTAGTAAAGCCGCCCATACCGCTCGAACGACACCGCCATCACCATACCCACCGCGCCAGCCTACTTCCACGCGTCACCCCTGTCCCCAACCCAGCACATCAAGCCGACGGCTGGGGCTACCGACGGCAGAGGTTGGAGCAGGCCCACCGTGCCTGCTGCCAGGCGTTGGCCCTGTGCGCAGCCCAGCTCAGCAAGCCGGTGGCCGAGGCTACCGATGGAGGCGGTGGGAGCATGCCCACCGCGCCCACTTCCACGCGTGACCCCTGCCCGCAACCCAGCGCAGCGGCGCGGCAGGCCAGCTGTACTTGGTCGACACCGCCCCGCCCATTTCGGTGGTTCACCTTCTAATTTGCCTGTTCGCCAGGCGCGTGCGGGCGGTGAACGGGCGATTTGGAAGGTGAACCGCTGAAATGGGGTTGGGTCGTGGTGGGGTGGGTGTTGCTGGGGTGGGAACGCAACGTCCGCAGATTAGCGGTGGCTGTTTTTTACTGTGGTGGTGAGGGGGTTTTGGTTGGGGCCGTAGGCGGCGCAGATGGCTAGGCGGTCGGTGCGGGCCCACTGGGACTTGGTGGGGGTCCAGTAGGAGATCTCCAGCTCGGACTCCGCGACGGACTTGCCGACGTACGAAGCGAAGAGTGGGCCGCAGGCGCGTTCGGTGGCTTGGTCGACGCCCTTCTCGCCGGGCCAGTCGCCGGCGGGGAGATCCGGGCGCGCGAACACCTCACCGTCGTGAGACCCGTCGCACGGCTGGCGGATCACCTCGGAGTCCTGGCCCGACTCGTCGAAGCATTCGCCGATGACCAGGTCGTCGACCGACGTGGTGGGGCTGTTCGAGTACGACGAGACCGGCTGACCCGAACCGTAGTCCTCATCCGCCGACGAACCGAGCGCGATCACCAAGGTGAACAGCAGCACGTACCCGATCGTCACCAGAGAACCGATCACCAGGCCCGCGATCGCCATGCCCTTGCCGGCCTGACCGGTGCGCTTGATCTGGACCAGGGCCGCGATTCCGAGCGCGACACCGACCGGCGCGGACAGGCCGATGAAGATGCCGCCGATCCCGGTCGCCAGCGCGGCGGTCGCGAGACCGTTGGTGGACGCGGTGGAGCCGGGGTAACCGTAGCCGTACCCGTACGGCGCGGGCGCTTGCCCGTACGCCTGCGGGTACTGCCCCTGCCCGTAACCGGCCCCGTACGGCGGCTGCTGCCCCGGCGCCGCCCCGTAAGCCGACTGCGACCCGTACGGCGACTGCCCATAGGACGGTTGCCCAGCGGACGGTTGCCCGTACGACGGCGGCGCCTGTCCCGGCGCAACCCAAGGCGCCGACCCGGCCGGAGGCGGTTGGTGCGGCTGCGGCTGCTGTGACTGTGGTTGGGCGTACGTCGGGAACGCGCGGGTCGGTTCCGGCGGGCTGTCTTGTGGACGGTCCTGTGGGCGTTCATGTGCTGGCTCGTACGGTGGCTGACTCACGTTTCCCCCAGTGCTTCCCGCGGGTCTACCGCTGCGATCCGCGCATCGTACCGGTCAGCCGGGTTCCCGGCATGCCGACCAGGCACAGTACGTTGCCGTCAGCAACAGCACGATTTTCCAGTACGACGTAGTACATGTCCAGCTCGGACCGCTCGTACGGCTTGCCGACGAAGTCCACGAACGCCCCGGCGCACTGCTGCGTCGCCACCGCCGCGGTCTGGGCGGTCGGCAGCCCGGCCAGCGCGGCCGGCACCTTCGCGTACGCCTCGCCGCTGTGTGCCCCGGCGCAATCCGCGATCCGGACCAGCTGCAGCGAGGACGCGTCCAGATCGGCGTCGAAACAGCGGCCGACCTCGACCTTCGAGATCGGGACGGTGCGGCCGATTCCGGCCCGTTGCTCGCCGATCAGGTTCATCGTGACGGCGACGCCGATCGCGATCACCCAGCACAGCGACAGCAGCAGCGCCGCCTGCGCGAGCCGTTTCCCCTGGCTGCCGGTGCGTTTGATCCGGCGCAGCGCGAGCAGGCCGAGGACGACCGCGAGCGGTACCAGGCCGGGCAGGCTGGTCGCGAGCGCCGCCACCGCGTACCCGTCCGGTTTCCGCTTCGGCTCCGGGACGCCCTCCAGCCAGGACTCAGCCGACGGCAACGACGGCCGCGCGGGCTGGATCGGGGAGGTGTTCATCGGCGTCCGTTCGGAACTGTGGCACCGAGCGGTTCACTTCGCCCGGACACTCAGTCATCGGACCTGCCGGTCTCGGTGTTACACCGCCCGCCTGCCGCCGTGACACAGGCCTCACGAGACCTTCTCAGCGGACGCTCAGCGAGCCGGCCGGCGCGGGATGCTGAAACCGTCGCTGCTGCCCTCGAACAGCCCGACCGTCATCGCCTCGAGCGCGATCAGCGGCGCGACGTTCGCCTCGATCGCCTCCCGGCAGGTGGCGATCGCGTCGATCCGGCGGATCGTCTGCTCGGGCGTCGTACAAGCGCCGAGCTGCTCGATCTGCTGCCCCAGCTCGGCGTTGATCAGCTCGCTGCCGGAGCGTGTCTGGACCACCAGCACGTCCCGGTACAGCGCCATCAGGTCGACCAGCGAGCGGTCCAGCACGTCGCGCTCCCAGCGCTTGGCGCGGGCCTTCTGCTGGTCCTCCAGCTCCTTCAGCGCCGCGTTCGCCTCCCGGGGCTTGGCGCCTTTCGTACCGACCCCGAGCGCCTGTTCGAGCGCGGACCGTTCCTTCTCGTCGACCTTCTCCGCGCTGGCCTTGGCCTCCACCTTGGCGGCTTCGAGCAGTTGCTGCGCGGCTTTCAGGCAGGCACCGAGGTCACGCAGCGTGAACGGAACCTCCAGTACGTTGCTGCGCCGCTCCCGAACCGCCTCGTCCCGGGCCAGCGCCCGTGCCCGGCCGATGTGACCCTGGGCCGCCCGCGCCGCGAACCAGGCCAGCTCCTGATCCACTTCGAGCTTGCGGCCGAGCATCTCCGCGACGGCCGCGACCGGCGGCGTACGCAGCACCAGCAGCCGGCATCGGGACCGGATCGTCGGTACGACGTCCTCGACCGTCGGCGCGCACAGCACCCAGACGGTACGCGGCGCGGGCTCCTCGATGCTCTTCAGCAGCGCGTCGGCGGCCTGCTCGGTAAGGCGGTCCGCGTCCTCGACCACCATCACCTGCCAACGGCCCTGGGTCGGGCTCATCGCGGCCCGGCGGACCAGCTCGCGGACCTCGCTGACCCGGATCGACAGCAGCTCGGTCCGGATCAGGGAGATGTCGGGGTGGGCGCCGGTGAGCGCCGTACGGCACTCGTTGCACTCGCCGCAGCCCTCGTTCGGGCACTGCAGCGCCGCCGCGAACGCACGCCCCGCGTTCGACCGGCCGGACCCGGGCGGCCCGGTGATCAGCCACGCATGCGTCATCCCGGCGACCGCCGGCCCACTCTCCCCACGCAACACCGCCGCGGCACCCCCGACAGCCTTCCGCAGCACGGCAACCGCCGGCTCCTGGCCGACCAGGTCGTCCCAAACACTCATAGGTCCACCTTGGGCAGTAGCGGTTCGAGTCTGGCGCGGATCTGTTTGGCGATGTCTTCGCGGTCCTGTGTCGCGTCGACCACCAGGTAGTGCTGCGGCTCGGCGGCGGCCAGTTCGAGGAAGGCGTGCCGGACCCGCTCGTGGAAGTCGTCGGACTGCGCCTCGATCCGGTCCCGCTCGGTGAACCGGCCGAGACCGCGCTTCGGCGGCAGGTCAAGCAGGACGGTCAGGTTCGGCCTGAGGTCGTCAGTGGCCCAGCGGTTCACCCGCTCGACGTCGGACAGGTCGAGATCCCGGCCGGACCCCTGGTACGCCAGCGCGGAGTCGACGTACCGGTCGGTGATGACGACCGCACCGGCTTTCAAGGCGGGTTTGATCACCGAATCGACGTGCTCGGCCTTGTCCGCCGCATAGAGCAGCGCCTCCGCGCGGTGCGAGATGTCGCCGGTGGCCGGGTCCAGGACGATCTGCCGCAGGGTCTTGCCGAGCTCGGTCGCACCGGGCTCGCGGGTCAGCAGCACTTGCTGGCCCCGCTCTTCCAGCCACTGGACCAGCAGGGCGGACTGCGTCGACTTCCCGGCGCCCTCGCCGCCTTCGAGCGCGATGAACAACCCGGTCGTCGGGTAGTCGCCCCGGGTCTTGCCGAAACTGCGCCGCACGTCCCGCCAGAACGGAACGCCCGGCCGGTCGTCCATCTGCCGCCAGGCGAGCAGCCCGATCACCCCGGCCAGGATCGCGGCCGCCAGCATCGTCATCGAGGCACCGTTGTACGTCGCCGAGTGCCCGCCGATGGTCCAGGTGTGCCGCCCGATCGCGCCGGCGGCGAACGGCGCGATCGCCAGCGTGATCGCGAGTACGGTCCGGACCGCCGACTGGACGAAGGCGAACGTCCGCCCACGGACCGCGTCCGGCACCTCCAACCCGAGCAGCGTGTACCCGGAGACCCACGACGCGCCGGCGCAGAAGCCGAGCAGGATCGCGATCATGGTGGCGATCTCGAGCTGCTGGATCAACGCCAGCCCGGTCAGGCAGATGCCGGAACCGACCAGGCCGGCCGCGAACAGCCGGCGCCGGGACAGCCCGGAGAAAATCCGCGGGCCGAAGCCCATCCCGAGCGCGAGCCCACCGAACACGGCGCCGAACAACAGACCGTACCCGGGATCGCCGGCGCCGAGATCCTCGACGTACGTGCGGCCGAGACCGATCACGACCGCGCCGGCCGCGAAGGCTCCGGAGATGCCGACGACCAGGCCGCGGACCACCGGCGTACCGGTGACGTACGACCAGCCTTCGACCATCGTCCGCCACAGCGTCGGGTGGTCCTCGTGGTCGTGCACCGCGCGGCCGATCTCGGCGACGGAGACGATCGCGAAGGCCGAGATCGCAAAGGTGGCGGCGTTCACGTACACGGCCAGGTCGATGGAGAAGTTGCCGGCCCAGCGGGTGACCAGGGTGATCGCGGTGAAGATCGCGGCCGCCGGAAGCGCGGAACCGTACGTGGTGATCAGGCTCAGCTGGTTGGCCGCCTCGAGCCGGTGCCGGGGCACCAGGTTCGGCACGCTGGCGTCCTTGGCCGGGCCCCAGATCAGGCTGACGATCTCGATCAGTACGGTCGCGATCAGCAGCCAGGTCAGCGTCCCGACCAGCGGGATCGTGACGAAGAACGCGGCCCGGACCAGGTCGCCGACGATCATCGTCGCCCGCCGGTCCAGCCGGTCCGCGACCCAGCCGGCCACCGGCCCCATCACCAGCGCCGGCAGCACCCGGAGGAACAGCACGCCGCCGATCGCGAAGTTCGCCAGCTGGTAGTTGTCGCCGGCGAACGACTTCGCCATCGCGGTCAGCGCCAGCAGACCGATCCAGTCACCCAGGCTGGACAGGCCGAAGCCGATCCACAGCCGCCGGAACGCCCGGATGCGCAACACCGCGCGCACGTCGTGCGACGGTGCAGGATCGGTCAACGGGTCATAGGCCTCCGGCACGCCTAAAGCCTAGTAGGCCGCGTGGACAGCCTGAGTCAGCGCGTCCAGTGCCGCCTTCAGCTCGGTCGGGGCCGGGAAGCCGAAGCCGAGGCGGAAGACGCGCGGCTCGTCCCCGAACCAGTCGCCATCGGCGAGCCGTACGCCCAGCTCAGCCGTCGTACGCCGGAACCGTGCGAGGTCCACATCCGGCTTCAAGCGGATCACGCACAACGCGCCGGCGTCGGGGCGTACCCACTCCACCGACTGGTTGTTCCGCACCCAGTCCGCGGTGATCTGCAGGTTCTCCTCCAGCCAGGACCTCCGGTGCGCCAAGATCGTGTCCTCCTGCTCGAACAGCCGAACCGCCAGCGCCTCGCAGACCGGGGACGCGGACACGACGGTATTGAACTTGGCCGTCACCAGTTGCTCCACCAGCTTGTCGTCGGTGCTGACTACCCATCCGATGCGCAATCCGGCCGCTCCATGGCACTTCGACAACGACGCCACCGATATGACCTTCAGGCCGAGGCTCACTGCTGTGTCCGCGACCGGATCGTCGCCGTACGTCGCGCTGCGGTAGGTCTCGTCTACCAAGAGGTAGGCGTCCGGACAGATCTCCGTCATCGCTGCGACCACCTCCTGCAGGACAGTGCGCGGGATGGCGGTGCCGGACGGGTTCTGCGGTGTTGCCAGGCTGACCAGCTTGGTGTCGGGCGTGAGCTTGGCGCGTACCGCGTCGGCTGTGAGCTGGTACGCGTCGTCGAACGTCAGCGGGATCACTTGCACGTCCGCGCCCAGCGACTCGTACGTGGTGCGGGTCATCGGGAAGAGCGGTGCGGTCGTGACGACCTGTCCGCCGGCGTCCGCGAGAAGGTAGGAGAGCAGGAAGATGCCGTGCATTCCGCCGACCGTGACGACGACCTGGTCCGGGCGTACGCCGTGGCGGTCGGCGATCGCGGTACGCAACCGGGCGTCGCCGTCGGCCGTACCGTAACCGAGCTCTAGGTCCGCCAGCTCCGGCGTCAGCAGGTCCGCGAGCCGGAGGTCCGGGCCGTAGCTCTCGCCCAGGTCGTGCTGAACGTGCTCAGCGGTCAGGGACATGATCTGGTGACGCGGAAAAGTGGGCATACGGCCATGGTTCCGGCCGATCGGTGGTGTCTGCAGAGCCAATCGGGCAGAATTGGTTCGCAGATGAGACCAATCGAAGTGGTTGACCGATTGGGCCGCTGGTCCTCCGGCCGCGGCCCGCTGTACGTGCTGCTCGCGACGCGGCTCCGGCAACTCATCGACGACGGCGATCTCCCGCCTGGTGCAGTCCTACCGCCAGACCGTGCACTGGCCGGCGCACTGGCAGTCGGGCGTACCACGGTGGTCGCCGCGTACGACCTGCTCCGTGCTGAAGGGCGCATCACCCGCCGGCAGGGCAGTGGTACGCGAGTGGCCGGCGTACCGTCCGGAGCGCAGGTACTGGATGCACCGGTCGACCCCCTGTTCCTGGATTCACTGGAAGCACGTGACGACGACGTACTGCTCGCCATCTGCGCGGCTCCAGGCGATCCACCAAAGGAGTTGGCCGAGGCGTACGTACGGATCGCCCCGGAGCTCGCTGCACTTGAAGACGACATCGGCTACTACCCGTACGGGCATCCGGCTTTGCGGCAGGCACTGGCTGATCGCTACACGGCCCGTGGCGTGGCTACGCGTGTAGAGCAAGTCATGGTGACCAACGGGGGTCAGCAAGCGTTGTCGTTGCTCGCACATGCGTTGGTGTCGCCGGGAGATCGGGTGCTGGTGGAGGCGCCGACGTACCCGGGTGCGCTGGAGGCGTTCCGGGAGCAGGGAGCCGTGCTGCATGGACTACCGGTCGGGCTGGAAGGCATCGAGGCGGCCGTCCGGGAGCGGCGTCCCGCGGTTGCCTATGTCGTTCCGACGTACCACAACCCCACTGGGGCGGTGATGTCCGCGCTTACGCGGCAGCGGCTGGCTGGTGTGGGTGTTCCGGTGATCGAGGACGAGGTACCGGCGGACCTGGGGTTCCCTGGTGAGACACAGCCTGCACCGGTGGCGGCGTACAGCGACTCGGTTGTTTCCATCGGTTCACTCAGTAAGAGCGTGTGGGGTGGTCTGCGGATCGGGTGGATACGTGCTGCGGCGCCTCTGATCAACCGTGTGGCCCGGCTGCGCGCCGTACACGACCTGGGCGGCAATGTCCCGTCGCAGCTCGCCGCAGTACACCTGCTGCCCTTGCTGGACGCGCCAGGCCTACACACCACCCTGAAGGCCCGCCACGACCACCTGCACGCCTTGCTCACCCAGTCACTCCCCAGTTGGCAGGTCCCAACCGTCACGGGCGGCCAGTGCCTGTGGGTACGCCTCCCGTACGGCGACGGCGCCTCCTTCGCCCAAACCGCCCTCCGCCACGGCCTAGCCGTCCTCCCCGGCACCGGCCTCGACGTCACCGGCGCCGGAACCCCCTACATCCGCCTACACTTCCGCGCCCAACCAACCGCCCTCACCGAAGCAGCCCACCGCCTAACCAAGGCCTGGACCACCTACCACCCACCCAGTCACCACCCCATCCCCCGCCCCACCATCGCCATCTGACTGGCAGCTGGCCGGTGAAGCGAGGGTTGGGTGGGGTGCGGCTAGTTGGTAAAGCGGAGGGTTAGGTGGGAGGGGGTGGTGGTTAGTTTGTCGCGGGTGGGGAGGGCAGGGCCGCAGGCGGCGGTGCCTACTCCGGTTTGGGCTATGTCTAGGGTGACGTGGGTGGTATCGCCGGGGACCAGGTCGGGGGTGTGCTTGGCGGACTCCAGGTCGTGGGTGGTCCAGTCGCGGACAGTCAGGCCGAACAGGTCGTCCACTGCTTCGATGCGGAGTGTGTCGAGCGTGGCCCAGCGGGTGTCGATGCGCTGACCGTTCTCCTGCGGACGGACGTACGGCGTCTGGAGCTCGGCGACAGTGGCTGTGTACTTCCCGACCGCGGCGGCCGCGCGTGTGTCTACGTACGCCTCGTTCGGGCCGGTGCCGAACCACTCGACCTGCTGCACCTTCGGGAGCTCGAACGTGATGCCCAGGCGGGGCAGCACCTCCGGGAACAACCCCTCGGGTACGAGGCTGAGCTGCAGGACCACGCCATCCTCTACAGCAGTCCAACGCCATGTACTGCGCAGACCCCACTGCAGCGCGGGCGGTGCGGTGCGGGTGACGACCTCCCATGCACCGTCGCGTTCGCCCTGCGAGACGATCCGGTGCTGTACGCGGTGCAACCCCTGCTCACGCCAGGCGGCCGCGACCCCAGGAATCGCGTCGTTGTCGATCGGCGCCCGCCACACGTCCAGCCGAACATTCGTCAACCCAGCAACAGAAATCCCAGCTGCGTCGGCAACACCACCAACCACCGCCTCACCAGAGGGAACCGTCGCGGTCGGGGTGGTTGGTTGGTCGAGGCGGATTTGGCCCCAGGCGATGCGGTGGCCGGCGGTCGCCCATGGGGTGGCGTCGGCCAGTTCGGCGGTGACCGTGAGCCAGGTTTCCGGGCGGCCCTCCGCGCGTAGCTTGTCGAGCTCCGGCGGGAGCTCGACAGACGTCGACGCACCCGGCGCGAGCACCGGCACGTTCAGCGGGGCGGTTCCGACCACCTCGCCCTCCACCTCGACCCGTGCCGTGAACACCAGGTGGCTCGTGTCCAGCACCTCGTAGTGGTTCGTCACCGTCACCCCATCGTTGCCGTCAGCAACGATACGGACCGGCTCGATCACCTTGACGAACTCGTGCATTCCCGGCGACGGCGTCCGGTCCGGGAACAGCAGCCCGTCGCAGACGAAGTTCCCGTCGTGGATCGGCTCGCCGAAGTCACCGCCGTACGCGTAGACCTCGCGCCCGTCGATCGTGGTCCGCAGACCGTGGTCGATGAACTCCCAGATGAAACCACCCTGGCAGCGCGGATACTTCTCGAACACCTCGCGGTAGTCCAGCAGCCCGCCCGGCCCGTTACCCATCGCATGCCCGTACTCGCACAGGATGTACGGCAGGTTCCGGTACTTCGTGGCGTCCGCGCCGATCTCCGCGCACTGCTCCGGCGACGCGTACATCCGCGAGTAGATGTCGACGAACTCCGCCTCGGTGTCGCGTTCGTAGTGCACCGGCCGGGACGGGTCGAGCTCCTTGACCAGGTCGTACATGGCCTTCAGGTTGTCGCCCATCCCGCACTCGTTGCCGAGCGACCAGATCACGATCGACGGGTGGTTCTTGTCCCGGTGTACGGTCCGGCGCATCCGGTTCACCAGGTCGTCGCGGAACCGCTCGTCCATCACCGGGTTCGGCAGTTTCGGCGGCTGCGGTTCGTACCCGAACCCGTGTGATTCCAGATCGCATTCGTCGATCACGTACAGGCCGTACTCGTCGCACAGTTCGAGGAAGTGCGGGTGCGGCGGGTAGTGGCTGGTGCGTACGGCGTTGATGCCGGCGCGCTTCATGATCAGTACGTCGTCGAGCATGTCCTGCTCGGTCACCGAGCGGCCGCGATCCGGGTGGAACTCGTGCCGGTTGACGCCGTTGAACAGCACCCGGTTGCCGTTCACGGTGAAGATCCCGTCGACGATCGCGACCGTACGGAACCCGATCCGCAACCGGACGTCACCACCGGCGGTACGCAGCACGGCGTCGTACAACCGCGGCACCTCGGCGCTCCACGGCTGCACGCCTTCGACCCGCACGTGCTCGCCGGTCGGCACCTCGAGGCCGAGCTCGGCCACCGAAACGGTCCCCGGTACGTCGGACTCGACCAGCAGCGTGCCCGCGCCGTCGACGTGGTCCCAGGCCGCCTTCACGAACACGTCGGTCGGCGCGTCCGGCCGGAGCGCGAGCAGGTTGACCTCGCGGAAGATCCCGGACAGCCACCACATGTCCTGGTCCTCGACATAGCTGCCGGCCGACCACTGGTGTACGCGGACCGCGATCCGTGCTTCGTTGCCGGGCGCAACCAGCGCGGTGAGGTCGAACTCCGACGCCAGCCGCGAACCGGATGACCAGCCGACCCACTCGCCGTTCACGTACACCGCGAACCGGGAGTCGACGCCCTCGAACCGGAGCACGATCTTGGCGCCCGCGAAGTCGGCCGGAACGCTCACGGTCCGGACGTAGTCACCGGTCGGGTTGTCGGTCGGCACGTACGGCGGTTCGAGCGGGAACGGGTAGACCACGTTCGTGTACGCCGGCTTGCCGTACCCGCTGAGCTGCCAGTGGCCCGGGACGGTGATGGTGTCCCAGCCGGTGGTGTCCGGGTCGGTCAGGTCGTCCGGCGCGGCCGCGACCGTCGGCGACAGCCGGAAGCTCCACTCCCCGCCGAGCGGCACCCGCCGGGCGTCGTCATCCAGCCAGGAACGTGGGGGCAGCACGTTGGCCCCGGACCCAAAGTCCTCAACGTAATCGCTCACGAGAGCCGAGCCTACGGCCAACCTGTTCACAACTCCACACCTATCAACAGATATGGACAACAATCGCTCAGCTGCTCACCCGGAACAACCAGGCGGGAGCGGGTTACGGCTGGCAGTCCTTGCAGATGCCGACCAGGGCTACCTGTTCCGGGGCGAGGTGGAAGCCGAGGTCGCGGGCGAGTTTCTTGCGAGCCGACTCGAGGGTGTCGCCCGGCGCGTCGTACACGGTGCCGCACTCGGAGCAGCGCAGGTGCAGATGCCGCGGCGCCAGGTCCCCGGCCAGGTGGTACGTCGTCCCGGCCCGGCCCAGGTGCACGTGCGTGACCAGGCCGAACTCCCCCAGCGCATCCAGCGCCCGGTACACCGTCGCCCGATGAATCCCGGGCCGCAACTGCTCGGCCCGTTCACCGATCTGCTCGGCACTGAGATGTTCCTCGGTTCCGGCGAGCACCTCGACCACCGCGAGCCGAGCGGGTGTGACCCGCTCGCCCCGATCCCGCAGCCGCTGCGCGCTGACCTCAACAGCACTCGTCATCCGCGCTCCTTCGGTACGTCCCCGTGCACTTTGAAACCAGGCCCAGACGCCGGCTCAGGACTTCTTCGTCGCGCTCTTCTTGGCAGTCGTCTTCTTCGCGGTCGTCTTCTTCGCCGCCGTGGTCTTCTTGGCAGCCGTCTTCTTGGCCGCGGTCTTCTTCGCGGCCGTCTTCTTGGCGGCGGTCTTCTTGGCCGGTCGCTTCACCGGCCCGCGGGCGCGCTTCTCCGCCAGCAGCTCGGCCGCCCGCAGCAAGGAGATGGTGTCGACCGAGTCGTCCTTGCGGAGCGTCGCGTTCGTCTCCCCGTCGGTGACGTACGGACCGAAGCGGCCCTCCTTCACCACCACCGGCTTCTTCGACTCCGGGTCCTCGCCCAGCTCCTTCAGCGGCGGCGCGGCTGCCCGGCGACCACGCTGCTTCGGCTCCGAGTAGATCTTCAGCGCCTCTTCGAGGGTGATGTCGAACATCTGCTCCTCGGAGGACAGCGACCGCGAGTCCGTACCCTTCTTCAGGTACGGCCCGTAGCGCCCGTTCTGCGCGGTGATCTCGTCGCCGCTCTCCGGGTCCTTCCCGACGACCCGCGGCAGCGACAGCAGCTTCATCGCGTCGTC
The genomic region above belongs to Kribbella solani and contains:
- a CDS encoding Fur family transcriptional regulator yields the protein MTSAVEVSAQRLRDRGERVTPARLAVVEVLAGTEEHLSAEQIGERAEQLRPGIHRATVYRALDALGEFGLVTHVHLGRAGTTYHLAGDLAPRHLHLRCSECGTVYDAPGDTLESARKKLARDLGFHLAPEQVALVGICKDCQP